Proteins encoded in a region of the Thunnus thynnus chromosome 8, fThuThy2.1, whole genome shotgun sequence genome:
- the LOC137188420 gene encoding uncharacterized protein: protein MAQRNTSGTNAIPRLVVKIIGGKQVKQFIEEPQEDTSEKEDPLVEAADDDADKRGVMASHRRLQDRVDSALWAVINQVPDRVCMTAPSGDRSRSYIHPKTSHITESRAAGAAETTEQVLFCEI from the exons ATGGCTCAGAGAAACACATCTGGAACAAATGCAATCCCCAGACTTGTTGTCAAGATTATAGGAGGCAAACAAGTCAAGCAGTTTATTGAGGAGCCACAAGA AGACACGTCAGAGAAAGAAGATCCTCTTGTTGAAGCTGCAGATGATGATGCAGATAAACGAGGTGTGATGGCGTCTCACAGACGGCTGCAGGACAGAGTGGACTCTGCACTTTGGGCTGTGATCAATCAG GTTCCTGACAGAGTGTGTATGACGGCGCCCTCTGGTGATCGCTCCAGGTCCTACATTCACCCAAAGACTTCCCACATCACTGAGTCTAGAGCAGCTGGAGCAGCAGAGACAACAGAGCAGGTTCTCTTCTGTGAAATATAA